TAGCACCAAAGAGTCAGTTTCCAATATGAGAGGATGAAGATCATACTCCACACAATACTCCAAACCTTGCGGAATTGCTTTTTCCTCAGCAACAACATTGGTGGTCACTCCTAAGTCCACTGCCCTTGCATACACTAAATCACCTGCATCATCTCTCACACAAAAGCCAAGTGAACTAGGGCCAGAGTTTCCTTTTGATACTCCATCAGTGTTACACTTATACCACCCATGATGAGGGAGCTGCCAAGTAGATCAATACTAGTTTGTAAGATTTAAAGAACTGGATCATATCTGGCCATAACATAGGTATATAGGACAACCATGGATACCTAACCCTTGCCAATTGATACAATATCTTGTTGACTTTATGAATAACTCTATTAGTAGAGACAGTTCCCCCATGCTTGCCTACATTCCTCTTCTTCCATATTTCCCATGTAATGATAGTTGGAGCTGCCTCAAACAATGGTTTTAACTTTGGAAAACATTTTGCATTCTACCAGTTCTTTATCACTTGTTTCACTTGTATCAAGGGCACATTAATCCCTGCATCTCCCATAAACAGCTTCCATACCTTTGATGTAGTAGGGCTAGTTAAGAAGATGTGCTCTAATGTTTCCTCTTGAGGTTGCTGACAACACCAACATCTAGACATAACTATCTGCCCTTGTCTCCTCCATAGATCATCAGTAGCCATTTTTTGCCTCCATAACCTCCATAAGAAGAAAGATATATTAAATGGAAAACCTTGTGTCCATATTTGTTTGAACTCCTGATTAGGATTAGCTCTATGCCTCAGAATTTTTCAAGCACTACTAATAGTGAACTTGCCTGATGATGTTGGCATCCAATATGGTTTGTCCCAGTATTCCTCACTACCATCATAATGGacattgtattttatatgatCAGCAATCTCTTCAGGGAAGCTTTGATCAACCAGATGGTCATTCCATGATCCTCCTTACCTCAATTCAGCCACCTCTTGCAAATCCTCATTTATTGGAAACTCTGGAGGCAGGACATGATAGAGAGCACCTAGCCCAGTTCAGTTTTCATGCCATATGTTGGTTGTTCCACTCTTCATCTCCCACATGATCTCATGTTCTACTTCCTCCATAGTATTCAACATTTGCCTCCACACATGAGACCCCTCTCTAAATTGCACAGCAGTAAGCAGCTCCTTCTTACAATACTTGTTTCACATGAAGTTGGACCACAACGATTTAGTAGTCCTAAATCTTCACCAAAGTTTAGCAAATAAAGTTTTTGAAACATCATGTAAAGACCTAAAACCTAGCCCCCATTCTTCTTTAGGCAGACATAAATTTATCCAAGATGACCAATGCCTACTCCTACCTTCTTACTTGGTGCTCCAAAAGAATCTTGAAAAGATTTTATGCAAATCCTCCAGTATAttatcaggaggatccaagactgACAATAAGTGCGCTGGCATACTTTGAAGAACACTAGTAATGAGAGTTGCCTTTCCTCCAAATGATAACAGTTTACCTTTCCAAGCGTGTAACTTAGCCTTCACCTTTTTGATAAGATCTTCATAATACTCCTTCCTTCTTCTAGTGTAAAACATAGGGCACCCTAAGTATGTGAATGGAAAATGCCCTCTAGTAAAGCAAGTAATATCACCAACTGCTTAAAATAAGGCATATGAAACATTGTTATGCATGTAATAGGAACTCTTGGTTTTGTTGATCAATTGTCCCGATATCTGCTCATAACCTCCTAGTACTACCATAATCTTACTCAATGAGGGGGGGATGAGCTGATGCAAAGATAATTGTATCATCAGCATATGCCAAATGGTTCAAAGGATCAGACCATTTAGGCATGCCAAATCCAACAAATGACTTATCTTCAAACAGTTTGTTCAAAGATCTAGATAGAACTTCAGCTGATAAAATGAACAAGGCAGGAGAGAGTGAATCTCTTTGCTTCACTCCTCTTGTAGACTTGAAAAAACCTGATGATTGTCCATTAACCAACACTGAATACCAATTATTAGAGAGTAGGTTCCAAACCATAGTGATAAAGTGTTCAGCAAACCTCATTCTTCTTAGTACATGCATCAAATACTTCCATGACACCCGATCATATGCTTTTGCCATGTCAAGTTTAATCACCACATTAGCAGGTTTGACTCTCATCCTTATGCCAGTGACAATTTCCTGTGTAAGTAGGATGTTTTCAAAGATACTCCTTCCTTTCACAAATCTAGATTGGTTAGGAGAAATGTAGCTAGGCAAGAACTTTTCCAATCTATCATGAAGAACTCTAGACATCACTTTGTTGATGAAATTACTCAGACTTATAGGTCTTAAATCTGAGAATGTTTGTACCCTTAGCTTCTTTGGCAGCAATACCGCAGTAATACCAAATTAGTATGAGTAATGGACTTTGGCACCTCCATAAAAATAAAGCACCATATTGTGAACATCATAGCATATCACCTCCTAGCATGATTGATAAAAGAGCACAGTGAATCCATCAGGATCGCTGGCACTATTACCACTTAAAATAATGCAGCCTTGACCTCTTCTAAAGTTGGAAACATGCATAGTTCCAAGTTCTGCTCCATGGTCACCATAGCTGGGACATTGTCCAACATAGAAAAATCTGTAGGATCTCCCTTCTTTGTGAATTGTCTTTGATAGAATTTAACTGCAGCATTAGCCATCTGCTCTTGATCTTCAAGCCATGCCCCATCTCCATTATGAATCCTTTTCAATTGTAACTTCTTTCTCTTTCCATTAACATGGTTATGAAAGAAACTAGTGTTCCTATCACCCTCAGCAAACTATGTCATTCCAGCTTTTTGCTTCCAATAGTGCTCATCTATACTCAGGTACTTCTTCAATTCTGCTTGAGCTTTCTGAAGAACAATCATATTCTCAATTGTAGGCTCCTCCTCAAATAACATCTCCTTCACCTTAACAATATCCTCCAGTATTGCTAACTGTTTGAAGATGTCTCCAAATGTATCCCTACTCCATTAAGATAATGCTACATTCACCTTCTTGAGTTTGTGCTTGAACATTAGGAAAGAGTCTCCAATAAAATTAGCATTCCAATTCTGCCTCACCACATCCATAAATGTAGCATGTTTTGTCCAGAAATTTAAGAATCTGAATAGCTTGACAAAGTTTGTAGCCTGCTCACCACATGTCATGAGTAATGGTGTATGATCTGATCTAGTTCTGATTAAGTGTTCCACTTCAATTATTGGCATCATGTTCTGAAATGGCAAATTGACAAATATCCTATCCAGACTTTTGAATATACACTCAGCATTAAGcctcccattccaccatgtaaatggACTGCCTTTGTAGACTTGATCAAATAGTCCACAAGAATTTACACAAAATGCAAAATCCTCATATTTCGGAGGGTGCACTGGCAATCTACCTATCTTTTCATCTTTATGTAACACCACATTAAAGTCCCCTCCTACTAGCCAAGGTAGCTCTATATCACTTGCCATGTAGTATAGGTTATCCCATAGTTCTAGTCTCTCTAATGCAGAGCATTTTGAATATACAAATGTCATCATAATATGTTGCGATGATCAAGATGAAACATTTTTACAGTTACCTGTTGTTCAGTTTCTGTCACTAACTGCCATTCTACCACAACATCAAAAAATAGCCATATCTTCCTATTCAAATTTGAATAAGCAGTCTCAATATTCAATCTCCTCATATACCTTTGTATGTGACCTGCCTTCTGGAATGGTTCCATTAATGCAATGACAAAAAATTATGCTCCCTATGCATGTTGATCACCCAAGGAAAGGCCTGATCAGTATTCACAGACCTGATATTCCAAATAAGTGtcttcatcatcatttagtttgtgAGGCTGCCCTCCTGGGAAAGATTCTTGTAGGTTGAACAGGTTCCTTATTCTGTGTCTGCCTCTTAGCCTTCTTCTCCCGTTCCACTGGTTCTAGGTGATAGATCAGCCTCCCTTACGACTTGTCTAAAATTGCCAACAGTTGATTCatcatcctcttcctcctccAGTTGTTGCTGTTCCATGAAAGATTTATCAACAGGTTCCACATTGTGTGTAACTTTATCATGTAGTGTCTGCAATGGTGACTTCGAGGGCAAATTGAGCTGCAACTGCATAATCTGATCAGTGGCTGTAACACAGGACATTTGCATTGACTCAATTGCACCTAGATCCCTGGGTACTAAAGCATTCTCAATTTCATCATGTGCCCTCATTGTTGCCTCCTTTAACATGTCTGAATTCTTCTCCCTTAGAACCATATTCTCCTGCATCACTTTAAATTAAAGTTCATATACATA
The sequence above is drawn from the Nicotiana tabacum cultivar K326 chromosome 13, ASM71507v2, whole genome shotgun sequence genome and encodes:
- the LOC142168440 gene encoding uncharacterized protein LOC142168440, which codes for MASDIELPWLVGGDFNVVLHKDEKIGRLPVHPPKYEDFAFCVNSCGLFDQVYKGSPFTWWNGRLNAECIFKSLDRIFVNLPFQNMMPIIEVEHLIRTRSDHTPLLMTCGEQATNFVKLFRFLNFWTKHATFMDVVRQNWNANFIGDSFLMFKHKLKKLAILEDIVKVKEMLFEEEPTIENMIVLQKAQAELKKYLSIDEHYWKQKAGMT